cttcatattatcatttcacataccgtaccttgcccactcacgtgcacattttcatttacatatttattgttttttattactttttcaaactcatgtcctcacattgcatacatgcatttcattcatttgcatctcactcgcattattcgtgacctctccaaagggtcattattgggcttcacaattaatgtgattggcaccattcaacctttgaagagaaatttcccccaatacccctaggtctagggtttgcattcatatagtacatccaaatgtaataaattctttggttaaaacaagaaaatatttgattaaatcacgcaactagccttggctaggtcgaaggggtgccttggatttttatccttgccttccccttcgtcaaatgtgactcccgaacctttttcgttggtttacgtggactaggagtcgtttaaaaggggtttcttaatattttctcctatttttctttaaaaattcatttttaggtgacttggtacaccttaactcattaccaagtgcgCATTCTCAagcccccatttagacccatttttcttttaaataacaattcattttccaatcacaaattgaatcaaaaaatacattttctcaaaccatttatttatttatcaaaaaatggggcgcgacactgaTCGTAGTCACCCCATGTATTTAATTACATCTAAGTGGCTCATTTGGAGAAAAAGTTTTTACTTTGGATTTGGCATAACTCGACATTAATAAAGTGGAAAAGTAGACTAATTTAATATATCACAAATGAATTTGTGCCTGTTGGTTGGCACTTGcagagattttttttaattctttgacATAATATGACGAGATGGAGGTGTTGCTATAAGGTCATTTAAtgtaatttagacaattttatACCTATAAATTGAGACTAagtattcttttttatttttggcatAGCAAACACATTAGAGGTGTGATTTTGAGACAGTATGGTGTAACTTTGGCTGAGTGATGCCTTATACAGGGGAttgaatatatttttataagtttgcTAGTGAACCCCATTAAAACTTCTTTCACATTTTATAGACATGGGTACGATAAATATGTGCCTATGTTCATCCTTAGAGTGATGTTATTTCTGTTGGTTGACTGAGATTTATGAAAAGTATGATTAGCCTATGTTTTTTGCAATAGTGTCACATGGTAGTAAAATTCACTTATGTTATTTGCAATAGTGATGGCACAATGAGTCTAGAATTTTTTCAATAGAGTCACATGATAGTACAATAGATCTATGTTGCTTGCAATAGTGATAGTATGATAAACCTATTTCATTTTCAATTCTAGTGTCAGCCATACTGTATAATTAATTACATCTAAATGACTTATTTAGAGAGACAATATCTTATTTTTAGATTGATATAATCGAACATTATTTAGGTATGAAAGTGGACCAATTTATAGCTGAGTCGAGAACTATGAGATTATTTATTATTTGGCATAAGACGACAAAGAGTCGATATTATTATGGAGAAATTTAGTGCATTATTTTATTCCAATGGGTTGCGAGTTGCAAGAATTTCATATTCTTTGGCATAAGATGACAAGAATGCGATGTTACTATTGACTAGTTTGGTGTAATTTAGACCATTTTGTACTTGTAAGTTGAGATTCCAGTCTTTTTTAGCATAAAACCCATATATTGTAAGTGTGATGTTGAGATAGCCTGACTTATGTTAATTGCAATAATGATAGTATGACGAGtttataattttttcaataGTGTCACCTTATAATAAGATGGACATGTGTTGTTTGTAATAGTAGTAGTAGGACAAAACTATATTTTTAATAATACTGGCAGGCTCTTTGTGCATTAAATTACGTGTAAGTATCTCTTTTAAAGAGAcaaatttttttgcttttagTTTGATATAACTAAACATTGATTAGGTATAAAAGTGGAGCAATTTGGTACATCACTAATGAATTTATGCTTATAAATTGAAACCTACGGGGATTTTTTATTACTCGACATAAGAAGACAAGATGGCAGTATTATTGTCAGGCGATTTGGTACAAACCAAACCATTTTATGCATATACATTGAGTTTGAGtataattttctcttttggtGTAGCTAAATACATTAGAGGTATGATTTTAGGATAGTTCAGTATAACTctaacaaaattattttaattaaaaGAGACTAAGTATGTATTTATTAAATTGACATAAAAACCCTACCAAAACCTCTTGTGTATTGCAAACATTGATTCATAGTAATGGACATATGTTTGTGTTTGAGGAGGCATCATTTCTATCAATTGGCTAAAATTGTCAGAAAGTACAATGAACTTATGGTTTTCTAGTAGTGTCAGTGGCGGAGCCCGAATCCTAGGATCAAGGGTCAATTTTTAACACCACATCAAATATAATCATAATAAATTTATAACCAAAAGATGCTTATGTTAAAACATACTTTTTTCCATTAGGtaaattatactttgaaatctAAATTGTGCTATTATGTAATGGTAGTTTGGAAACGTCAAAAGAGTTTGTTCTTTGATTGACATCAATAATTAACCTTGATTAGATCCAATACTCTTGTGAAGCataagaattaaaaattttaaatttattaaggGAAGTCAATGTAAATAAGAAAGggactttaaaaaattttagagggGACAACATGGATAAAAAAGagaatttcaaaaatattggggggaaaatttgataaaaataaaaatttcaaatatttcatgGGTGCAACTAAAGGGATAAATTAAGATTTTTCAAAAGTTCTATAGctaaaataagatttttttcaaaatcgagGGGACAGGCAAATGCCCATTCTCAACTCTTTTTGGCTCCACCCCCAAGTAGTATCATGGATGTATGTtatttatatacatacatacgtacacacacacatatatattgaTAGTGTCACATGATAGCATGATAGACTTATGTTGTTTGTCATAGTAGGTGAAGTTATGTTATTTCTAATACTAGTAGCAACTATTCTATGCACTTAATTATGTTAAAATGGCACCTTTGGAATGAATATCTTGTTTTTAGTTTGCATAATCGAAAATTGATTAGGTGTACCACTAGATTAGTTTAGTGTAATTCAGACCATTTTCTTCTCATGAATTATAATGTGCAAGGATTTTTAATTCTTTAGTGTAAGATGACGAAAAGGTAATGTTACTGTAGGGCAATTTGATTTAAGTCATACTATTTTTTGTCTATGGATAGAGATTTggtattcttttaatttttggcATAATAAAACAATTAGAGATGTGACTTTGGAGTGGTCCAATGTAACTTTGATCGAGTTATGTCTAATAGCAGGGACTTATTATATTTTTGTTATGTTTACAAAGGAACTTTACCATAATCTCTTGTATTTTGTAGATACGAATACATagtgatgtatatatgtatgtgctTGGGGTGGCAGCGTTCCTCTCAACTAATTGAGATTGTTAGGAAGTAATTTGAATTTATGTTTTATCCAATAAGGTCACATGATAATATATTGGATCTATATTATTTGCAGTAGAGCAATGAGCCTATGgttttttcaataatgtcacataATAGTACAATAGATCTATGTTGTTTATAATAGTGATAGTATGATGAACTTATGTTGTTCTCTATTGTGGTAGCAGCCAAttttcacttcttttttttttacatctAAATGGCTCATTTGACGAAAAAAGGCTCATTTGGAGAGACTGAGtgtcttaattttattttggcATAACCAGACATTATTTAGATGTGAAATTGGCATAACATGATAATATATTGGATCTATATTATTTGCAGTAGAGCAATGAGCCTATGgttttttcaataatgtcacataATAGTACAATAGATCTATGTTGTTTATAATAGTGATAGTATGATGAACTTATGTTGTTCTCTATTGTGGTAGCAGCCAAttttcacttcttttttttttacatctAAATGGCTCATTTGACGAAAAAAGGCTCATTTGGAGAGACTGAGtgtcttaattttattttggcATAACCAGACATTATTTAGATGTGAAATTGGCATAACATGATAATATATTGGATCTATATTATTTGCAGTAGAGCAATGAGCCTATGgttttttcaataatgtcacataATAGTACAATAGATCTATGTTGTTTATAATAGTGATAGTATGATGAACTTATGTTGTTCTCTATTGTGGTAGCAGCCAAttttcacttcttttttttttacatctAAATGGCTCATTTGACGAAAAAAGGCTCATTTGGAGAGACTGAGtgtcttaattttattttggcATAACCAGACATTATTTAGATGTGAAATTGGCATAACATGATAATATATTGGATCTATATTATTTGCAGTAGAGCAATGAGCCTATGgttttttcaataatgtcacataATAGTACAATAGATCTATGTTGTTTATAATAGTGATAGTATGATGAACTTATGTTGTTCTCTATTGTGGTAGCAGCCAAttttcacttcttttttttttacatctAAATGGCTCATTTGACGAAAAAAGGCTCATTTGGAGAGACTGAGtgtcttaattttattttggcATAACCAGACATTATTTAGATGTGAAATTGGCATAATATAGTGGAGCATCAATAATTTCGTGCCTATGGATTGATACCTGtacagattttttttcttttgtgtaaGATAATGAAAGGGCAGTGTTACTTTCTAGTGATTTGGTGTAACTAAGGTTATTTAATGCTTATGCAATGTAAATCGAACCGAGTCATGCCTAATAAGGGAGATTGAGTATGTTTTTATCAAATCGGCAAAGTAATCTTACCAAaacttattttgaattttgcagATGTAAGTACATAGTGATGTACATATTTTCGTACTTGGACTTGCATTGTTTCTATTGATTGACTGAGATTTTCATTAAGTATgtctatattttttaaatagtaTCACATTAAATTATGATGAAACTATATTGTTTGCAATAGTGATATGAGCCTATGCTTTTTCCAATAATGGTATGTGCCATCTCATGTACTATTATGCTTAAGTGGCTCGTTTGGAGAGACTTAGCATCTTACTTTTAGTTTCATATAACCAGACATTAGACAGGCGTAAAAGTAGGTAAATTTGGTATGACTTAGACCATTTTTGCTTGTGTGTTGAGACTTACAAGgattattttattctttgaaATAAGATGACGAGAGAATAGTGTTACTATCGGGCAGTATCGTATAACTTAGGCCATTTTGTACCTGTGGGTTGAAATTGAGTATTCATTTCTATTTTTGGCATAATAGAACATATTAGAAGTGTAATTTTAGAGTGGTCTGGTGTAATGTTGACCTATTATACTTGATTTGAGGGATTGAGTATATTTTTATCAAGTTTGCTAAGGAATCATGTCAAAACCATTTTTGTATTTTACAGACAAAAGTACAAAGAGATGAACATATGTTCATCCTTGGGCAGCTTTCCTACACTAGAACAAAAGTGGCTTTTCCTGATATGCCTATAAGGACACTTGCTGGTTTGTGTTATTATAGTAATTCTATTATGACACTTATTATCAActcaataatatatattttaatttttttattttatctgatataaGAATAATAATGTGCCTTTAGACTACCTATTAGGACACTTGAGAAAATGTAAGATATatcaaaaaaagaaggaaatgcACAAAATGACATCGTAGTGAATTGGCGGAAGATTCATTTGCTCAAAACTTTCATTTTGCCGGCCAaaacacttagtcaaattttatTGAGAGCTGTCCATCGGGAACGTCGGACAGTTGGCGGTGGACCTACTGATATCGTCATTGAGAGCTGAGAGAATCGGTTACTTTGACGATCCTAACTTTCTGCCCTGCATCAGCAACAATGCTTATGCGCCTTCTCCTCCCGGCGATCTCTCCTTCCCTCTCGAAGGTCTCGTTTGCCGTTCCCTCTTATACTGAGTGCTACATTTTCTATGCTCTTTGTCTTAAAATGGATGAGGAATTTGGGAATGAAAGTACTATTTATTTGCTACTTTTCTATCTACGtattttgtttgggttttcTACGAAGCAATTCCGACTATGACTGGTTTGAGTCTGCAGCTTTTGATTCGTCCTCCAACCGATTGACTCTTGTACAGCAGAGGTCTCCAGTTGTAAAGGAAATATGCTTTGAATTAATTTATTTGGGAAGAAGCAAATGAAATAGAGATGTTTAGTGTAGGCATTACTACTAAACATTTAGATGATGAACTGTTCAGCTTTATTCCTCTCGGTTGTCTACTTGATTCATGTGACTATTTTGTTATGGATTTGTTGCCCATAACCTGTTTGATAAAATGTCAAGTAGACGACCGAGAAATTggtgaatcttagaaaagtgatTACAGATAAATCTCATGTGACCAGATACTTCCTGTTTAAGAGTCTTAAAAGGATACATGTTGACAAGCCAGTGAAAAAGAGAAGCCTAGTTTATTCAATTTGAATTAATTCACTTGATTTAACTGAAACATCTTTGCTAACTGGTACTCGAATTGAGTACTGTTGTTTTTATAGAAAGCGCCTCATGAAGGATACATGTTGGCTTCAAAAATGATAAGTGGAGGCCAAGGGTCAGAGCTAATGCCCAGGGAAGCAAATCCAGATGTCCCTATGACCGCCTATAGGTGACTAAATGCATATTGTTAACTCGTTATTGGCCTATGGTTACCAATAAAGATATGTTTGAATAGGGTCATCTTACCTAAATGACACCAAATGACAACATGTCTTGTAGATATCATTCGCTTTGTGCATATAATGGTGATGATGACTTGTTTAGCTCTGACTTAAGTGAGGACCAGCTGAGGCAGAGACTTGGACACATGTCCCACACATCTTGTCAGGTAGGAAATTGTAGTACATA
The DNA window shown above is from Coffea arabica cultivar ET-39 chromosome 5e, Coffea Arabica ET-39 HiFi, whole genome shotgun sequence and carries:
- the LOC140006464 gene encoding fusarinine C esterase sidJ-like translates to MLMRLLLPAISPSLSKKAPHEGYMLASKMISGGQGSELMPREANPDVPMTAYRYHSLCAYNGDDDLFSSDLSEDQLRQRLGHMSHTSCQIIFSMADEYVPEYVDKKALVERLCRAMGSAEKVEIEWENHALSN